A single genomic interval of Gouania willdenowi chromosome 10, fGouWil2.1, whole genome shotgun sequence harbors:
- the LOC114471580 gene encoding E3 ubiquitin-protein ligase TRIM39-like: MSKISKAAKAVKKLDTASVIRAIVRSGQAAPGPPLGPILGQCVNMSTACNGMSEHHFLCSICLEVLNDPVTTPCGHNFCKTCISTCWDTSTTSKCPVCNQVFSTKPQLKVNIMMRELVSQFRRESERKAAAPGEVPCDVCTGTKVKALKSCLDCVFSYCKTHLEPHLTASGLRKHQLVEPVKNLETRMCPKHSKPLELFCLSDQTRVCLMCSVLEHRSHQFVPLGEDLFEDKKVYLQQMIQKRREKLKEIKESVRIRKDAADREIAEGVEMFTALMKLVQRGLNELIEKMVEQQEAEEREADSLIKELEEEISELMKRSSEVEQLSHSEDHLLQHCCSLKAPPATKDWTEVMVRPSSYEGTVLRAVTQLEDTLSDKMMKMKMLAMKRLQQFAVDVTLDPLTAHPNLVLSDDGKLVCYSDVWKNLPDNKERFSPSVNVSGKQSFGSGRFYFEVQVKRKTKWYLGVVKESINRKGYAPLTPKNGYWTLILRDGKLYKGCEDPSVILHLKCVPEKVGVFVDYEGGVVSFYDVDAAALIDSFTHCCFTHKLQPFFSPCLNYGGKNSSPLIICPVNQSE, encoded by the coding sequence TGTGTGAACATGTCTACTGCCTGCAACGGGATGTCtgaacatcacttcctgtgctcCATCTGTCTGGAGGTGCTCAATGATCCAGTCACCACACCATGTGGACACAACTTCTGCAAAACATGCATAAGCACATGCTGGGATACCAGTACCACCAGCAAGTGTCCCGTGTGTAATCAGGTGTTCAGCACTAAACCTCAGCTGAAGGTCAATATTATGATGCGTGAGTTGGTTTCTCAGTTCAGACGTGAATCTGAGCGTAAAGCAGCAGCTCCAGGAGAAGTTCCCTGTGACGTCTGCACTGGAACCAAAGTAAAGGCCCTGAAGTCCTGCCTGGACTGTGTGTTCTCCTACTGTAAGACTCACCTGGAGCCGCATCTTACAGCATCAGGCCTGAGAAAACATCAGCTAGTGGAGCCTGTGAAGAACCTGGAAACCAGGATGTGTCCAAAGCACAGCAAACCTCTGGAGCTGTTCTGTCTGAGCGATCAGACACGTGTCTGCTTGATGTGTTCTGTTTTGGAACACAGGAGTCACCAGTTTGTCCCTCTGGGAGAAGATCTGTTTGAAGACAAGAAAGTTTATCTTCAgcagatgatccagaagagacGAGAGAAACTGAAGGAGATCAAAGAGTCAGTGAGGATCAGGAAGGACGCTGCAGACAGAGAGATAGCTGAAGGTGTGGAGATGTTCACTGCTCTGATGAAGCTTGTTCAAAGAGGCCTGAACGAGCTGATAGAGAAGATGGTGGAGCAACAGGaagcagaagagagagaggctgatagtttgatcaaagagctggaggaggaaatctctgagctgatgaagagaagctctgaggtggagcagctctccCACTCTGAAGACCACCTCCTACAACACTGTTGCTCCCTGAAAGCTCCTCCAGCCACCAAGGACTGGACAGAGGTCATGGTCCGTCCATCATCATATGAAGGGACTGTGCTGAGAGCTGTGACTCAGCtggaggacacactcagtgacaagatgatgaagatgaagatgttaGCGATGAAGAGGCTGCAGCAGTTTGCAGTAGATGTGACTCTTGATCCTCTTACAGCTCATCCTAACCTCgtcctgtctgatgatggaaaaCTAGTTTGCTACAGTGATGTGTGGAAGAACCTTCCAGACAACAAAGAGAGATTTTCTCCTAGTGTTAATGTTTCAGGGAAGCAGAGTTTCGGTTCAGGCAGATTTTACTTTGAGGTTCaggttaaaagaaaaactaagtGGTATTTAGGAGTGGTTAAAGAATCCATCAACAGGAAGGGATACGCCCCTCTGACTCCTAAGAATGGTTACTGGACTTTGATACTCAGAGATGGAAAGTTGTATAAAGGATGTGAAGATCCTTCAGTcattcttcatctgaagtgtgttcctgagaaggtgggtgtgtttgtggactatgaggggggtgtggtctccttttatgatgttgatgctgcagctctgatcgactccttcactcactgctgcttcactcatAAACTACAGCCATTCTTTAGTCCCTGTTTAAACTATGGTGGTAAAAACTCATCACCTCTGATCATCTgccctgtcaatcaaagtgaatga